GCTGGCTATCCGGCTCGATGGCAGCAGTTTCCAGTTAGAGTGGATGTGGCACATGCTGCGCAACTGCGACATCAACCACTATCAGCAGAATAAAAGCCGCATGGTGCGGATTGCCGAATACAGCCGTGACTGCCTGAAAGCGTTGCGCGCTGAGACCGGCATCGCCTATGAGGGCCGTCAGGGCGGAACGCTGCAGCTGTTCCGCACCCAGCAGCAGTTCGACAGCGCCAGCAAAGATATTGCGGTGCTGCGCGACGCGGGCGTGCCCTATGAGCTGTTAGAGGCGCATGAGCTGTCACGCGTTGAACCGGCGCTGGCGGCGACTCAGCATAAACTCACCGGCGGATTACGCCTGCCCAACGATGAAACCGGCGACTGTCAGCTGTTTACGCAGCGGCTGGCAAAAATGGCCGAAGAAGCGGGCGTGGTTTTCCGCTTTAATACCCCGGTCGATCATCTGCTGCGCGATGGCAATCGTATTTATGGCGTGAAGTGCGGCGAGGAGATCATCAAGGCGGACAGCTATGTAGTGGCCTTTGGTTCCTACTCCACCGCGCTGTTAAAAAACGTTATCGATATTCCGGTCTATCCGCTGAAAGGCTACTCCCTCACTATTCCGATTAAAAATCCTGACGCTGCCCCGGTTTCAACCATCCTGGATGAGACCTACAAAGTCGCGGTGACCCGCTTCGACGATCGTATTCGCGTCGGCGGGATGGCGGAAATTGTTGGTTTTAACACCAGACTCACCGAAGCGCGGCGGGAAAC
This genomic window from Pantoea sp. Lij88 contains:
- a CDS encoding D-amino acid dehydrogenase, giving the protein MHVVILGSGVVGVASAWYLARAGHQVTVIDRQPAAAMETSAGNAGQISPGYAAPWAAPGVPLKAVKWMFQRHAPLAIRLDGSSFQLEWMWHMLRNCDINHYQQNKSRMVRIAEYSRDCLKALRAETGIAYEGRQGGTLQLFRTQQQFDSASKDIAVLRDAGVPYELLEAHELSRVEPALAATQHKLTGGLRLPNDETGDCQLFTQRLAKMAEEAGVVFRFNTPVDHLLRDGNRIYGVKCGEEIIKADSYVVAFGSYSTALLKNVIDIPVYPLKGYSLTIPIKNPDAAPVSTILDETYKVAVTRFDDRIRVGGMAEIVGFNTRLTEARRETLEMVVSDLYPEGGHVAQASFWTGLRPMTPDGTPIVGATPISNLWLNTGHGTLGWTMACGSGQLLADLISGKKPAIAADDLAVFRYLPGFAATSSPLRNANATR